The following is a genomic window from Saccopteryx bilineata isolate mSacBil1 chromosome 4, mSacBil1_pri_phased_curated, whole genome shotgun sequence.
TTCAGCTTGTACGAGACACCAACTTTGATCTCATCCAGGGCATCCAAGATGTCCAGTTTCGTTAAGGCCAGCCTGTCCAAAACCAAGACAACACAAGGGAGAAGCTGTTGGCAACACGCTCATGGCTTTCTCtggctccccccctcccccccgcatcCCACTGCTCCTCTGCTTCCGTGAACAGAAAACACAGCTGAGGCACTCGAGAAACATGGCAGGGGGGCCGGGGCACACCACCAGTGTCACAGGGTGGCATCGCCATACCTGCCTTCCACCTGGCTGTGTCTGGGGTCAGCACAGAGCCCGTGCCCAGGCTCATGCACTCTGCTCTGCTCActgccctgggcttgcctgcgaCACTCAGTGCTGTCCTCAGAGACCATTGTCGGGTGCAGTGTGCCCCAGCATGCGTATGCTGAGGCCCTAACCTGCAGGCCCACAGGACGGGCTGTCCTTGGGGTAACTAGGTTACAAATGAAGTCACTAGGGTGGGGCCTCACAGTCCAGCATGACTGGCATCTCTACGGGTCCATCCATGCCTGTCCTAATGTACAGACCAGACCAGGGCTGGAGGGGTGGGGTCCCAGCCTGGAAACTTCCAGAAGGGCTTTGTGCTGCCATCTTCCTGTCCTCCACCCCACGTCCCCGTTGGAGAGTGAGCAGGGACACCTTCACCCTCTGCCACGGGGCAGGGGACGGGGACGGCCTCTCTCTTCCCAGCACCTTCTGGGTACTTTCTCCACGGAGACGTGAGGGCCCAGCATTGTGGGTGTGCGCCGGCCCCCTGAAAAGACCTCCTGACTCCCCACCCCAGGCCGGGGCTCACACCAGAGGCCCGTGGGCCCCAAGAAGGCCGCCACCCCATAGTCATGCCCCCAAGTGTGTGCACCCCGGGAGCGTTCACAGAGCGTGGGCTGGGCCGTCAGAACCGCGTGCACCCCGGGAGCGTTCACAGAGCGTGGGCTGGGCCGTCAGAACCGCGTGCACCCCGGGAGCGTTCACAGAGCGTGGGCTGGGCCGTCAGAACCGCGTGCACCCCGGGAGTGTTCCCAGAGTGTGGGCTGGGCCGTCAGAACCGCGTGCAGCCCCAACTGCCTGGCGCCCATGCAGACCCGGCCCGTGTCCACACCCCTGATGCCGACGTTGCTGTCTGGCTTCACGACTCTCCCTCCCGCCAGGCCCTGAGCCCCAGACCTCACACAAGTGTCTCCCTTTCCTCATCTCCCTTTCAGCCTGGCCCCGTCCGTCTCTGCCTACAAACACCATTTCACGTCAGTGCCCCGGCCAGCGGCTCTCCAGCTCCCTCGCTGCACGTGGGCTGCAAAGTGCTCGGTCTTTCCGGACTCTGACATCCCCTGTGGGAGGCCTGCTCTGCCAGCATCGGGACCTCTGTCCGTCCGGGTCTCAGAACTCAGGGCGAGGCCTCCTGTGACGCTCCGTCCTACACTGAATGGGGACAGTCTCTCCTTCCCACGGCCCCAGTCTTGTACCCTAATAAACCAGCCAGCTGGACGTCCATGCTCAGCCAGTCCAGGCCGGTTTCCATATCGCAGCATGTTGAGTCTGTCAGGACAAGGGTGCACACCCCTGTGCTCTGGGCTTACCGCTCCCCTCTCTGCCATCGACAGATAAGCTATCTTAACCTCTGACAGGTGCCAAGACGCCCTCTGGTCTTCACAGCATTGCTCATGGGCTCTGAGTGCCCTGGACAGAGTGCCTGGACACATCACTACTCATTGTGGCCCTGCCATGCGGAAGGGTCCGGGTGGGGTGATGACACCCCACTGGGGAAGGCTGTCCAGTTCGTCACTCTGGTGGGGCCCAGGGGAATCCAAGACAACCTCAGCTTCGTGGATGGCTTCGGGATGGCCACGCGGCCACAAATGCTTACGCAGTAAATCCGTTGACCATGTGAGCATATCTCAGAATCATCAGGTCCAACCAGCCACAGCGCCTCTTCCTGCCTGTGGTCACCCCCCACTCGTGGCCGCGGTTCTGCAGCAGGTCACCAATTTCCTATGCGAGGACAGGGCAGGGCCACTTGTGCATGAACTGGAGCCTGGCCCATCCCTGCCCAGACTTCCCTCTGCTacacccctgccccctgcccccctggctcagggcagggctgggagctgcaCCCCTGCAAATTCCCCCCTCATTGGCCAACACGCCCCCAgctgaggctctggccagtggggGTCACAGGAGGACTTGTGGGGGAGGCACAGgctgcctccctcacctcctccctgtCAGCGCTCATATGCAGGAGGTGAGGGCAGAAGGGACCTGTCCTGTAGCTTAGCTGGGGGCCTGGAGTGTGAGTTGACTTCTCCTGGGGTCCCTGTCCCTATGCCCATGTCCCCCTGCCCTGTTACAGCTGCCAGATACTTCTGGACACTGACTCCCTACCTGCTCCCGGCCTCACAGGCCCCTGCTCAGGACAGGAGCCTCCTGTCCTCGTGGCCACCAGGACACAAGGCCAGTCTGAGAAAGGCAGGCTGCTGGAACCCTGAGGACTCCTTCCTGAGCCAAGGGGGGGGGGTCTCTGACCCCACTCGCCTGCAACACTCCCCAGGGGGAGCAGGGCTGTGTGGACACGCGTGTGCCCAGTGCGCCTCAGCACAAGCCCGTGTGGTGGCGTGGCTCCGGAGCCTGCGGCCTCACACACATCTTGTCGCGCACCCCCACGGACGCCTGGTCCCCCTTCGCATCCCCACGGGGTCCCGCGGGGCTGGGGACTCACGTTGATCTGCTCGGTGGGGAAGGCGCCGATGCCCACGCGTGTGGTGTAGGCCTTCACCACGCCATAGACGTCGCCTATGTTCTGGGGCGGGATGCCCAGCCCCGTGCACACACCACCCACCGTGCAGTTGGATGACGTCACAAAGGGGTAGGTCCCTGCAAGACAGAGCCGGTCGGGGACTCGCCAGGCCTGCGGCTCACCCACAGCCCAGGGACCCTCTGGGCAGAGGCGGCGGTGGacagcccccacccccgcacGGCCCCTGGTAGGTCCCTGCAAGACAGAGCCGGTCGGGGACTCGCCAGGCCTGCGGCTCACCCACAGCCCAGGGACCCTCTGGGCAGAGGCGGCGGTGGacagcccccacccccgcacGGCCCCTCGGCAGGGTCTCTAGGGAGAGCAGCTTCAGGGGCCTGTCCTGGGGGAGTGGCCCCCACACAGGGTCTGGGGGGTCCGGGAGGGAGAGGGCTGCTGCAGGCGGCCTCCGTGCTGGTGTGCCCCCGGGTCGGGGAAGGGGAGTGCGGTCAGACCACCCGCCCCCTCCCGGTTTCTCTCGCCCTCGCCCTCAGTCCTCTTCTCTCCAGCTCAGCCTCTCGCCTCTCGGCTGAGGTTAGAACGAGGTCAGCGTGATCGCTTTCATGGCAGGGCTGACAGCAAGCCTGAGGAAGGGGGCTCGGCCACatgtccccccccccgcccccgccacccGGCCCCGGCAGGGACTCAGAGGACGGTGTGTTGGGGGCGGCCTGCCGGGACATACCGAAGTCAATGTCCAGGAGGGCTGCGTTCGCACCCTCCACGAGGATCTTCTTGGGGGGGCCGTGGAGCGCCTCGTACATGAAGTAGACGCCGTCCCGGACCATGGGCCGGATCCGCTCGGCGAAGCCCTGCGCAGGAGGAACGCGGCTTCAGGGGGTGGTCCGGGCAGCCCCCAGCTCCCGCCCCCTCCCGACAGACAGCCGGGCCCCACCAGGCATTCCCCGCCCGCCAGGGGCCTGCCCTGCAAGCCTGACCCGTCCCGGGCTTGCCTGCGACACTCAGTGCTGTCCTCAGAGACCCTTGTGGGGTGCAGTGTGCCCCACCATGCGTATGCTGAGGCCCTAACCTGCAGGCCCACAGGACGGGGCTGTCCTTGGGGTAACTAGGTTACAAATGAAGTCACTAGGGTGGGGCCTCACAGTCCAGCATGACTGGCATCTCTATGGGTCCATCCATGCCTGTCCTAATGTACAGACCAGACCAGGGCTGGAGGGGTGGGGTCCCAACCTGGAAACTTCCAGAAGGGCTTTGTGCTGCCCTCTTCCTGTCCTCCACCCCACGTCCCCGTTGGAGAGTGAGCAGGGACACCTACACCCTCTGCCACAGATGGGATGGGGACGGCCTCTCTCTTCCCAGCACCTTCTGGGTACTTTCTCCATGGAGACGTGAGGGCCCGGCCTGGTGGGTGTGCGCCGGCCCCCCTGAAAAGACCTCCTGACTCCCCACCCTAGGCCGGGGCTCACACCAGAGGCCCGTGGGCCCCAAGAAGGCCGCCACCCCATAGTCATGCCCCCAGGTGCGCGCGCACTCCGGGAACGTTCAGAGTGTGGGCTGGGCTGTCAGAACTGCGTGCAGCCCCGGCCAGCTaccttgagcctttttttttttttttttttttttgtatttttctgaagctggaaacggtgagagacagtcagacagactcccgcatgcgcccgaccgggatccacccggcacgcccaccaggggcgatgctctgcccaccagggggcgatgctctgccacgaccagagccactccagcgcctggggcagcggccaaggagccatccccagcgcccgggccatctttgctccaatggagccttggctgcgggaggggaagagaaagacagagaggaaggagggggggggtggagaagcaaatgggcgcctctcctgtgtgccctggccgggaatcgaacccgggttccccgcacgccaggccaacgctctaccgctgagccaaccggctagggcctaccTTGAGCCTTTTGAGTTGACCTTCCACGTCTACTTCCAAAGTGGGGAACATGGACTGGTGCTGATGGGCGAGGTTCTTGAATCTGCAGAGGGGACAACGACTGGGTCCCCTCCGCCCTGCTGGGTCCCCCAGCCTCTCTCACTAGCCAGCCCCCCCCAGGGCTGTGGGCGGTCAGGTACCTGGTGGAAAACTCATCGAAGTCGGACAGCAGGTCGCAGATGCGCAGGCCCGTGCGGGCCGCCTTGGACGAGTAGGCGGGCCCGATGCCCTTCCTGGTGGTGCCAATGCTGAGAGACGGGGCGGCTGTGAGCACGGGGCCCTGCCTAGACACTCGGGGGTCCCGGCCAGCGCCCCGGACCTACGTCCACCCCAGGAGTCCTGGTGGTGTGAGAACCAACTGGACTGCTCATGCGGCCAACTCTCAGGAACCGGGCTGGGCAGTGGGCAGTGGTCCTGAGCCCCAAACTGAGCCTCCCCTCGTCCCTTGGTCTGGGCCCCAGCGCCCCGTGGTGCCCTCCTGTCCAGCACTGGGGATGCTGCCCTCCAGGGGCTGGGAGCTGGCTgtgcccaccctgccccctctgctCGGCTGCAGGCTCAGCTCCGCCCCCTGCGTCTGACCGAGCCATGGGAGTGTGTACTTGTGCGTGTGCGTGTGAGTGCATGTACAAGTGTCAGCACATGTGTGCACaactgtgcgtgtgtgtgtgcacgtgtggggAGGGATGTGAGAACCAGACCCCCCTCCTAACCAACGTCCCTGAAGAACACGTGTATGAGCACCAGGTGCGGGCAGGGCAGGATCTGGACGCCTTGGGGGGCTGTGGCCTGTGTGTGAGGTCCAGGCTGGCCGGGGAGCCTGGTGACAGGTGACTGACAGCGCGCACACCCCTGTGGGGGGGTGGCAGCCAGTGACAACAGCATGgccccagggaggggaggggcaggctcaCTCGGGACTCCGGACGGGGGAAGCTGGGGCTGAACCGACAGGGCTTTTCTCCCATTACCTTGGACCGGACACCCCCCAGGACAGCGGCTTGGGGTCGAAGCCACCTCGAGAGGCCGCGGGTACTCACTTCTTCCCCTCCTGGGCTTGCCGCTGCACCTCCTGCAGCCCGTCAACCGCCTGGTGGAAGTCGAACACTGCGGGGCCAGGCGAGGGCGTCCCAACGGGGGGAGAAGCAGACCCAGGGTTACGGGCCACGCCCGCGCTGTGCCCGCCCAGCGCCCGGGTCTCCGTGGAAAGGGGACAGGCTGGAATCCAGCTCCCACTCCCCACCAACGCAAGTCCCCCTGGGCTGCGGTTTCCCCATCTGCCCTGGGGGCCGTGATCCCGACCAGCCGGTGCTCTGGGAAGGCCGTGAAGGGCTGGTGCTCTGGGAAGGCCGCGCGGGGCTGCGAGGGCCCTGGGAAGGCCGCGCGGGGCCGGTGCTCTGGGAAGGCCGCGCGGGGCCGGTGCTCTGGGAAGGCCGCGTGGGGCCGCGTGGGCCCTGGGAAGGCCGCGCGGGGCCGTGGGCCCTGGGAAGGCCGCGCGGGGCCGCGTGGGCCCTGGGAAGGCCGCGCGGGGCCGCGTGGGCCCTGGGAAGGCCGCGCGGGGCTGTGGGCCCTGGGAAGGCCGTGCAAGGCTGTATGGGCTCTGCGGCCCGGGAGGAGGGCCGGGGAAGGACCGCTTGTTCACAGGGCGGGGAGGGGCAACACTCACCGAGGTGGGCTCGGTCAGAGATGACGAGCCTCTTCTCCCAGTCCCTGAGGCCTACAGTGACAGGCACAGGGGAGACCTCAGGTGGGCAGCTCCCCTAGGGCCCACCTGGCAAGAGCCACCAAGGTCATCTCCAGGGCATGGCCCTCCCCTCGTGGCTTCTCCCCCCGTGGGGCGGGGGAGTCCCAGACCCTTACCTCCAGGGGAGGACCCCCATTCCCATCTATCCTCCCCAGGCCCTGCATCCCGGCACCTGTTGGTGCCCCCAGGGTCAGGTTCCCAAGCTCCGCCTCCTCCATGGCCCTCGCAGGGTCTCGGGGCTGCTGTGCTGGGCTCAGCCTGCACTCCACACAGCCCTCACGGGCCCCACGCGCCCAGACGCCCTGGCCGGCAGCCTCACTCACTGCCCGCCGGCCTGCTGCCCCCGAGGAGGCCCAGGCACCACACCCTTCCCCCGGGTGCGGTCAGCCCACCAGAGAAACCGCACAGCAAGGCAGCGGCCAACATGGCCGCCAGGGACCTACctttcttctcattcttctctGCTTCTTCGAACAAGCCCGGTAAGTGGACAACCACCCCGTTGCCTGTGACACATGGACACGGAACTGAACTGTATCACGTCCGTTGGGGACTTACATTTATGATGGCATGAAAttggcaccccccccccttcaGTCAGAGCGGCTGAGACGTGGATGCAACCCCATGCCCACGACGGAGGAAAGGACCACCTGACGCGGTCCTTCCACACCGTGCCACGTGACAGAGGGGACAGACGTGGTGACACCTGGTACACCACGATGGGCCCTGAGGACGTCATGCTCAGTGAAGTCACCCAGTCACAGGACAAGCACAGTGTGAACCACTCACACGAGGTCCCCAGAGGAGTCAGATACCCGCAGGCTGTGGAGGGTGGAGCCAGAAGccgagggtggtggtggtggggttagTTTAACAGGGACAGAGGCTCAGGTGAGGAAGTTGGGAATGTTCTAGAGATGACAGTGGGGACGGTTGCACCACAGTAGTCATACTTAGCAcctctgaactgtacacttaaaatggctaAGACGGTACATTCACATTGTGTGTGTTTTATCACAACAGAAGAAAGagcccatgcctgaccaggcggtggtgcagtggatagagcgtcggactgggatgtggaggactcaggttcgaaactctgaggtcgccagcttgagcgcgggctcatctgctttgtcaccagcttgagcccaaggtcactggcttgagcaaggggtcactcactctgctggagccccccagtcaaggcacacatgagaaagcaatcaatgaacaactaaggtgccacaacaaagaactgatgcttctcatctctctcccttcctgtctgtctattgctatctgtccctctctctgtctcggtctctgtcataaaaaaaaagaagagcccaAACCGAACAGCGTCACCTGAAGTATTTGCAGAGACAGAGCAAAGTccaggggtggggttggggggagagtgGCCAGCAAATGGCATGAGGGAACTTGTTGGGGTGACAACAGTGTTTTAAAACTGAATTGCAGTGATGGCTACACAGCCATGGGTAAATTTTATGGCACATAAATTGTCCCTCGGCCCTGgcgagttggctcagtgttagagcgttgactgggtgtgtggatgtcctgggttcaattcccagtcagggcacacaggagaagcaccacttctcccccctcccccctcttgcttttctttctctctctctctctctctcttccccgtagccatggctcgatgggagtgagttggctccatgccctctgtctcaggtgctaaaaaaaaaaaaaaaaggctccagttgcaatggagcaagggccccagatgggcagagcatcgccccctagtgggcttgctgggaggattccggttgggcgcatgctggagtctgtctctgccccctctcctctcactaaataaaaataaataaataaataaataaataaactgtcccTCAAGAACGCAGTTACAGTTTATTTAAATGGTCTGAAaatgggaaagcagagacagGCAGCCCGCCAGCCCCAGGGTGAGCCGGCTCCTGGGGGCCCTGctgccccaggcacagaaaactggAGCGGGCCACACGGCAGACTAGCCCAAGGTCACCCGTTCCTGGGGGGTCCAGATAGAGCTGCCCGCTGGCCCTTCCCTCCAGGACCACAGGCCGCTGGGCCGGGGCCACCGTCTCTGGGTCGGTTCCCTCCGCGGTTGGCCGTGGCACGGGCTCAGCCAAGGAGCGTCCACACAGATGGGAGTGACTCAGGGACCACGCCAGCCACACCGAGCACAAAAGGTCACCTAAATGCCACGCAGCCTGAGATGACCGGGGCGGGGCCCGGGGAGTGCTGCCCGCTGAGGGGCAGCTGCGTGGGCTCCGGGGCCGTCAGCCCTCGCTGAGCGTGAGGCTCAGGCACCGCCCGACCGCGCTGCCCCACAAGCTGAGCCCCTGCTGCCGTGCCCTGGTGACCGTCCGGCCCGGGCTCCAGCCACCGGCCCTGACCTGCCCCGAGCTCCTCAGGGACCGGGCAGagtgccctccccccaccaggaGGTGCCTCCTTGGCCTCGCTTCCTGGCTCCCAAGTGGCTAGGGCGAGGGGGCGGCAGACGGGCCGGTGCTGAGAGGGCTTCCTGCAGCGGGGCCACCCTGCCAGGCCAGGCCGGGCCCCATGTGACCGGCAGGGCGTCCACACGTCTACACGCATGTGGAGGGGGCGCTTGGCCACCTGCCCAGCTTGCCCACACACGGCCTCACAGCTCGTGTGTCCCTCCCGTGGGCCGGACCCCGTGCCATCGCTGGGCACACACACCTGCTACTGTAGcccctgctgcctgaccaggcaggggcaggTACAGACGAGTCACTAGTGTGTCTCAGTCGTGAAAAGAACTAGAAGGACAAGTGCTGGAAGGCCTGGCCTGGGGATCGGGACAAGGTTCCCTGAGCAAGGGAGGCTAAGAGCTGAGGCTGGGACAGGTCTTGTGACGAGGACGAGAGAGAGGCcaagagagggcaggggagagagggcgAGGTCCACACAGTCCCGGAGGTGCTTTGTCCCTCAGGGGCACCAAGAAGCTACCAGTGGCTTCAGGGAGGGCAGGGGGGGCTGGCTGGGGGGCAGGGGCCTGCAGAGGGGAGCGAGGAGGGCCCTCCACAGCATGGACTGCGtgcaggagggagggcagggggggcTGGCTGGGGGGCAGGGGCCTGCAGAGGGGAGCGAGGAGGGCCCCCTACAGCATGGACTGCGtgcaggagggagggcagggggggcTGGCTGGGGGGCAGGGGCCTGCAGAGGGGAGCGAGGAGGGCCCTCCACAGCATGGACCGCGtgcaggagggagggcaggggggacTGGCCGGGGGGCAGGGGTCTGCAGAGGGGAGCGAGGAGGGCCCTCCACAGCATGGACTGCATgcaggggggagggcaggggggacTGGCCGGGGGGCAGGGGCCTGCAGAGGGGAGCAAGGAGGGCCCTCCACAGCATGGACCGCGTGCAGGGGGGACTGGCCGGGGGGCAGGGGTCTGCAGAGGGGAGCGAGGAGGGCCCTCCACAGCATGGACTGCATgcaggggggagggcaggggggacTGGCCGGGGGGCAGGGGCCTGCAGAGGGGAGCAAGGAGGGCCCTCCACAGCATGGACCGCGTGCAGGGGGGACTGGCCGGGGGGCAGGGGCCTGCAGAGGGGAGCGAGGAGGGCCCTTCACAGCATGGACTGCGTgcagaggggagggcaggggggacTGGCTGGGGGGCAGGGGCCTGCAGAGGGGAGCGAGGAGGGCCCTTCACAGCATGGACTGCGTgcaggggggagggcaggggggacTGGCTGGGGGGCAGGGGCCTGCAGAGGGGAGCGAGGAGGGCCCTCCACAGCATGGACCGTGTgcagaggggagggcagggggactggccggGGGGCAGGGGCCTGCAGAGGGGAGCGAGGAGGGCCCTCCACAGCATGGACCACGTgcaggggggagggcaggagggagggcagggggggcAGGGGCCTGCAGAGGGGAGCGAGGAGGGCCCTCCACAGCATGGACCGCGtgcaggagggagggcaggggggacTGGTTGGGGGGCAGGGGCCTGCAGAGGGGAGCGAGGAGGGCCCTCCACAGCATGGACCACGtgcaggagggagggcagggggggcTGGCTGGGGGGCAGGGGCCTGCAGAGGGGAGCGAGGAGGGCCCTCCACAGCATGGACCGCGTgcaggggggagggcaggggcctgCAGAGGGGAGCGAGGAGGGCCCTCCACAGCATGGACCGCGtgcaggagggagggcaggggggacTGGCCGGGGGGCAGGGGCCTGCAGAGGGGAGCGAGGAGGGCCCTCCACAGCATGGACCACGTgcaggggggagggcaggggcctgCAGAGGGGAGCGAGGAGGGCCCTCCACAGCATGGACCGTGTgcagaggggagggcaggggggacTGGCCGGGGGGCAGGGGCCTGCAGAGGGGAGCGAGGAGGGCCCCTACAGCATGGACTGCGtgcaggagggagggcaggggggacTGGCTGGGGGGCAGGGGCCTGCAGAGGGGAGCGAGGAGGGCCCTCCACAGCATGGACCGCGTGCAGGTCAGGAAGAGCACAGGCTCCCCGCCTAGGTGGGGCCCGCCACACAGCAGGAGGCCAGGCCCATcccagacacacatacacacacctgtgCAGGCATATGCTCAACCACGGGCACATGCACACCTGTGCAGGCATGCTCaaccacaggcacacacacacacctgtgcagGCATGCTCaaccacaggcacacacacacacctgtgcagGCATGCTCAACCACGGGCACACGCACACACCTGTGCAGGCATGCTCAaccacgggcacacacacacctgtgcagGCATGCTCAACCACGGGCACACGCACACACCTGTGCAGGCATGCTCAaccatgggcacacacacacacctgtgcagGCATGCTCAACCACgggcacgcgcacacacacacacacctgcacccaCGTGCAGCATACTCATCTGCACACATGCATACGGGCTTGCCCAGCACCCCTGGGGAGTTTGGGATCTCAGTGGAGCCCCTGACTCCCCGACCTGCCCCATCAGGCTGAGGGCAGGCTCCCTGGTCGGACACCAGGCCAGGGCGCCCGCGTCAGGGCTGGGACCTCGAGCCTTGGCCTGGCTGAGCAGGGTGTGTGGGGACAACTGAGGCCCTGCCTGGCGCCCTGGGCTGCCCACGTCCGGGAGGGGTGGTGGCGGGCACTCACCGATGAAGGACACAGCCTTGGTGTTGATGATGCCGCTGGGCAGCAGGTGGAAGTCGTACTCCTTGCCGTCCACCACCACGGTGTGGCCAGCGTTGTTGCCCCCCTGGGGACAGAAACCGGCTGAgtgcccaggagccccaggtctTGGACCGCCCGGGAGGGCCTGCCCCGCACCCGGCCGCACTCTGGG
Proteins encoded in this region:
- the ADSS1 gene encoding adenylosuccinate synthetase isozyme 1, which encodes MSATRASNDRPPGAGGVKRGRLQQEVATTGSRVTVVLGAQWGDEGKGKVVDLLATDADIISRCQGGNNAGHTVVVDGKEYDFHLLPSGIINTKAVSFIGNGVVVHLPGLFEEAEKNEKKGLRDWEKRLVISDRAHLVFDFHQAVDGLQEVQRQAQEGKNIGTTRKGIGPAYSSKAARTGLRICDLLSDFDEFSTRFKNLAHQHQSMFPTLEVDVEGQLKRLKGFAERIRPMVRDGVYFMYEALHGPPKKILVEGANAALLDIDFGTYPFVTSSNCTVGGVCTGLGIPPQNIGDVYGVVKAYTTRVGIGAFPTEQINEIGDLLQNRGHEWGVTTGRKRRCGWLDLMILRYAHMVNGFTALALTKLDILDALDEIKVGVSYKLNGKRIPYFPANQEILQKVEVEYETLPGWKADTTGARKWEDLPSQAQSYVRFVENHLGVAVKWVGVGKSRDSIIQLF